A window of Ignicoccus hospitalis KIN4/I contains these coding sequences:
- a CDS encoding WD40 repeat domain-containing protein has translation MKRKWIVELPGHIYDTKIIEDQVLLANENRVVSVDDEGKATIIFTHDAPIYSVKKTGDALLMAAEDKRLIIVDNNEINEVNTDFGLFSLDYKDGKAVAGGCCGALYLISDGTIVKKTNVGGHVYDVSWWSDKVLAASFDGHLYLFDSDLNFIKRVKMAENVNTVRPCGGLVAVGTFEPGGVFVLDEDLEVVWSKGGYLDVRLVAWREGCKGLYVGSWDGVLSLYDEHGNEVLAGKGPRGVESGDWRDGRLAVSGWGRTELYEEEGDELGER, from the coding sequence TTGAAGAGGAAGTGGATCGTAGAACTCCCCGGCCACATATACGATACCAAGATAATTGAAGACCAAGTCTTGTTGGCGAACGAGAACAGGGTAGTCTCAGTCGACGACGAAGGGAAGGCCACAATCATTTTTACACACGACGCCCCCATATATTCCGTCAAGAAGACGGGAGACGCGTTACTCATGGCCGCTGAAGACAAGAGGTTAATTATTGTCGACAACAACGAAATTAATGAAGTAAATACTGACTTCGGGCTCTTCTCGTTAGACTACAAAGACGGAAAGGCGGTTGCAGGGGGGTGCTGCGGAGCCCTCTACCTCATATCTGATGGCACAATAGTCAAGAAAACTAACGTGGGAGGGCATGTATATGACGTAAGCTGGTGGTCCGACAAGGTCTTGGCCGCAAGCTTTGACGGTCATTTGTACCTCTTCGATAGCGACTTAAATTTCATAAAGAGAGTTAAAATGGCAGAAAACGTAAACACAGTCAGGCCTTGCGGAGGTTTAGTAGCAGTGGGCACTTTCGAGCCCGGAGGGGTATTTGTACTAGACGAGGACTTGGAGGTAGTGTGGAGCAAAGGAGGGTACTTGGACGTCCGGCTGGTGGCTTGGAGGGAGGGCTGCAAGGGACTTTACGTAGGCAGTTGGGACGGCGTTCTGTCGCTATACGACGAACACGGAAATGAGGTCCTAGCCGGAAAGGGGCCCCGCGGGGTCGAGAGCGGCGACTGGAGGGACGGGCGCCTAGCGGTCTCGGGCTGGGGGCGGACTGAGCTCTACGAAGAGGAGGGGGACGAGCTAGGGGAACGATAA